The sequence AAAGACGGAACAGCGCCCCTGCCGTAACGTTAGTCCGGAACAGGGCGGCTGCCGGTCGATGACGATCCGGGCCGGTTCCAGCGGAACGCGGCCCGCAGTGCGTGGCATATGCCGGCGCCCCTATATCGCAACCCCGTTCATAAGGAGATGGACATGCGCCGTCTTTCCGTTGCCATGGCCGCGCTTTGCGCCGCCACGCTGCCGGCTTTGGCCCAGTCTTCCAGTTCCGGCGTCCCGCCCGAAAACACGGCGTCCGCCAGCCTGATCAGTCCCAAAGGCGAGCAGCTCGGCAATGCCACCTTGAAGCAGACGCCCCATGGCGTGCTCATTTCCGTCGAGCTGCAGGGGATCGCGCAGGGGCCTCATGGCTTCCACATCCACGAGACCGGCAAATGCGATCCCGCTGATGGGTTCAAATCCGCCGGCGGGCACTATAATCCGCAGGGCAAGCGCCACGGGCTGCTCGATCCCGCGGGGCCTCATGCCGGCGATATGCCGAACCAGTTCGTCGGCCCGAGCGGCACATTGAGCGTGCAGGTGCTGAACACCTTCGTCACGCTGGAACCGGGCACCGCGTCGCTGTTCGACGAGGACGGCTCGGCCCTGATGGTCCATTCCGGCCCGGACGACTACACCAGCCAGCCGGCCGGCGAGGCGGGGGAGCGCGTCGCCTGCGGGGTGATCGAGCGACCGTAAGCGCGCGCCCAGCGAGAGGGAACGCCGTGTCCGGGCCGCAACGGTAGGAAAGAACCGGAGGCCGGGAGGTATGCACGTGTTGCTGCGTTGCTGGCCGTGTCTATGATGTTTCCGTTCGGCGCGGGAGGGCGCCCCGATTCAAAGGGGCGGCGGCGACGGACGACCTTCCGGGAGTCACTGCGTTCGCGTGCCGCGTCCGGTGGGGGCGAGACATATTCTGACCCGGCGGGCGAGCTTCCATGATCCTTAGGCCTTTGCGTTCCGTGCGTTCCGTGGCGTCGCTGCGGGCCGCGCTGCTTGCTTCCGTCGCGCTCCTCGCCGCGTCGCCCACTCTCGCCCAGTCCGTGAACGGCGCCACCAACCCCACGGGGCCGGGCGGCAACGGATTGCCCTATGCCGAGGTTCCGCCGGGTGGGGGTGGTGGCGGCGGTGGCGGCGGGGTCACCGGCGGCTTCGGCGCGGCCGGTAACTCGCCCGAATTTGTCACCATCAATGGCGATGGCGGCGTCGGCGGATTCATTCCGGGGCTGCAGGGCAC is a genomic window of Ancylobacter sp. IITR112 containing:
- a CDS encoding superoxide dismutase family protein, with protein sequence MRRLSVAMAALCAATLPALAQSSSSGVPPENTASASLISPKGEQLGNATLKQTPHGVLISVELQGIAQGPHGFHIHETGKCDPADGFKSAGGHYNPQGKRHGLLDPAGPHAGDMPNQFVGPSGTLSVQVLNTFVTLEPGTASLFDEDGSALMVHSGPDDYTSQPAGEAGERVACGVIERP